In the Terriglobus sp. RCC_193 genome, TATGAATCCTGCTAAGGATGCTCCGTACGTGAACTTCAGAATCGCCGTTGGTTCTGGCTTCCGATATGCTGGCAGTGGATTCTCAATGTGAAGGGAAATATCAGCATGACACGCAGACTCGCAGCACTTACCGCTTCCATGCTCCTGATGCCCGCTGCCGTTCTCGCTCAGCAGGCGCCTGCCGCCGCTCCTGTGCCGCCTACGGAAAAGGTGCTGATCCACGTTCACTCCAACGATCCCAAGGTGTGGCAGGCTTCGCTGGATAAGGCGAACAGCATCATGTCCACCGCACCGAAAGGCACCGCCGTGGTGGAGATTCTGGCCACGGGTGACGGTTTGAAGCTTGTGAACAAGGACTTGCAGGGCCAGAGCATTGTCACGGGTTCGCTCGATAAAGATGTCAGCTTCGTGGCCTGCCATGCATCCATGAAGGCCAACCACATGGAGATCAGCCAGCTTCACTCCGGCGTTGGCACAGTACCCTCCGGTGGCCGCGAGAAGGTCATGAAGAAGGCAGAAGGCTGGACCGTGCTGGACGAAACGGAAGCCAAGTAAATTTCCCTATGAATGGAGAAATGCCCGGCTGTTCGCCGGGCATTTTTCATTTAAAACACGAAAGAATTATGCCGCTGATTTGTGAACATGCAGGCCGCGTTTCCTTGCGGAACTCTTGGCCTGTTTTGACAAGGATGCGTGGCTGGCGGCTGACTTCGACTCTTTCTTCAGTGCGGTCAATCTTGCGCGCCCGCGCTTCGTGTGGCCTTCCTCGCCTGTCTGCGGATGCGTTTGACCCTTTTCCGTATCCTGTTCCGCCTTGTGGCGTGTCTCGGCTGAAGTGGTTCCCGCAGAAGGCGGACTTAACGGAATCCCTGCGCGCCGAGCCTTGCTGAGACCAATGGCAATGGCCTGCTTGGTGTTGCGCGCTCCGTGCTTGCCTTCGCGGATGTGATCCACTTCCTCATGAACAAATTCACCCGCAGCGGTGGAAGGCGACTTCCCTTCCTTCAAATCCTCGTTTGCGGCTTGCATTGTGGCTTTTTCCGGCATTACGATACCTCCTCTCCTCGCATACATTGGGATGCGGCATAGAAGCTATCGCGTGCGCTGAAGAAGGATGGCAGCCATGCGACGAAGTGCGTCACACAGCTACTTTTTCAATGCGGGCAACAGCGGCTTCAGCGTTCCGTCATTCGGCGCAGGTTTCAGATCCAGCAGCTTTGCCACGAAGTCGTATATATCCAGGTTACTGAAAGAAGGCAGCTTTACGCCCTTACGAATGTCCGGCCCGGTGGCCAGGAAGAAGGCTTTCATCTGCGGCATACGCGTCACGTCGTAACCGTGATCCGCCAGGTCTTCACGCGGGCTTGTGGCATGGGGATGCGCAATGTAGGGCCCGTTGGGAATCACTACGGGATCGCCGTTGCGCGGGTTGTCGCGCAGGTGCAAATAGGCAGGAGTATCTTTGCGGCGGTAGACCGTGAAACGTGGATCAGGATGTGCGCGGAACTGCTCGTACAGCGATTGTGCTTCTGCATCCGTCTTCGGATAGAAGGACCACTCGACGACCTTTGTATCTTTCAGATCGACGTACTGGTCCCACTGAATCCAGTTGTTATCGTTCAGGATCATGCCGTGGTCCGACACGATGATGAGGTCAATTGGCAAGCCTGTGGCGTTCAGACGCGCACGCAGTTCGCCCATGAGGGCGTCCACAATATGAACGGCTTCATGTTCCTGCATGGAGTCCGGACCGTACCAATGGCCAGCGTGATCGGTAGTGGGCATATAAAACGTGATCAGGTGCGGTCGTTGCGCAGCGGGTAATTTCAACCATACCAGGACCTGCTCGATACCGACGTGGCCGTCCAACTGATCTTCAAATTTCGCATAGTTGTTCGGGCGGTGACCTGCGACCTCCGCCTCAGACCCCGGCCACATGAATGTTGCCGCACGCATGCCCTGTTGCCGCGCCAGCGACCATAGCGGCACCCCACCGTACCATGTACCGTCCGAGCTCGTCTTCGGGTCCTTGTACTGATAGGTCTCATCGCGCACGGGATCGTAAAAGCTGTTACGCACAATGCCGTGGTGCTCCGGCAGCAATCCTGTCACAAGCGTCCAGTGGTTGGGAAACGTCAGCGATGGATAGGAGGGCAACATGCCATTGGGAGCGGTGGCTCCCGCCTTCACAAGATCATCCAGATGCGGTGCGCCGTGCAGCTTCGGGTAGTCGTAACGGAAACCATCGAGCGACACCAGCACCACATAATGCTGCTTCATGGCATGGGCATTGTTCGGTGCACCGCCCGTGTCCACGATAAGATTCGGCATGGGATGGGCCGAACCGTACGCCGGGTGCTTTGCCTGCGCGGCAAGATTCGCGGTGGCCAGAATAAAAGCGGAAGCTGCGACAAGTGTGCGAAAGACGGAAAACATGGGTTATTAGCAGTGTAGCGACAGTGTCGGGTTCAGCCGTTCTCTGTGACGTCTTTGACGGGGCTAGCTCGTTTGCAGATCGAAAATCTTTTCCATGGGAAGCCACTTTGCGCTGGCGTCGGCTCCGGGATCGCTCTGCTGATACTTCGCCATCTCCGACTCCCACCGCATAACCACAGGGTTGGCGCGGTCCATCTCTGCCTTGCGCTCCATGGTGAAATCATCGGTGGTCTCCATGATCATGACCATGCGGTAGCCATCACGGAAGATCTGCATACCGGTCACTCCGGCAGCACGGATGGACTCCAGAATCTCTGGCCACACGGCCGCATGACGCTGCACATACTCTTCCATCAACACGGGATCGGGCCGCATCTTCAACGTCAGACAAAAGCGCTGCATCTGTACCCTCGTCTTTCTTGTACGTCTCAGTGTTTAACATTCTGCGGGCCTGCGGGACAATCGGCCTACTGAATTGCTATCCTCATCCTCCGCATGACGGAGACCGACTACTCGCAGCGAATTGATAGCCACCACCACCTCTGGCACTACACGCCAGAGGAATACGGCTGGATTGGCGATGACATGGCGCCACTGCGCCGCGATTTTCTGTTGGATGATCTGCGACGAGAGCTGGCTGATACGGGCGTGGATGGCACCGTTGCTGTGCAGGCACGACAGACCTTGGAAGAGACACAGTGGCTGCTGGAACTTGCAGAGGGTGATAACTCGCCTGTTCGCGGTGTTGTGGGATGGCTTCCCATTGCGAGCACTCGCTTCCCCGCTGTCCTGGAGTCCTTTCGTGACTCTAAACACTTATGCGGATTGCGACACATTGTGCAGGCGGAACGTCCGGGATTTCTGGATGGCGATGCCTTCAACCAGGGCATCGCTCATCTGCGGGACACGGGGCTGGTCTATGACATCCTCATCTACGCACGCCAACTGGAAGAAGCCACGCGTTTCGTAGACCGTCATCCGGCGCAGTCGTTTGTGCTGGATCATATCGCCAAGCCGGATATCCGCAATCATGGTTTTGCCGCATGGGCAAAGGCTTTTCGCGAACTTGCGCGACGTGACAACGTTTCCTGCAAACTCTCCGGCATGGTTACAGAAACCGACTGGAACCATTGGTCGTCTGCGGAACTGCATCCTTATTTCGAAACTGCGGTGGAAGCATTCAGCCCGAATCGACTCATGATGGGTACGGACTGGCCTGTGCTTACCGTTGGCTGCACCTATTCCGGTTGGTGGAAGACGGTAGAAGATTGGATCGCTGCTCTGAGTTCGCAGGAGCGCAACATGATTCTGGGCGGAACTGCTACACGCGTTTACGAATTACGATCTTGAACGCCCTCGTAAGAACAAATATGTTGCACCTTTGATCATTTCCAGGGAGAAACCATGGCATTTGCAAGTCAGCTTCCCGAATCCCGGCAGGATAACTCCGGCGCACCGCTGCTGCCGGCGGGTGTTTTGCGTACGTTCCTGCTGGTAGCGTTTGTCTTTCTGCTGTGGGGCATTCCCAACAACCTGAATGATGTTCTGATTCGCCAGTTCATGAAGAGTTTTGAACTGAATCGGTTTCAGGCTGGGCTGGTGCAGTTTGCGTTCTATCTGGGTTACTTCCTGCTTGCACTGCCTGCCGGGATGCTCATGCGCCGCAAGGGTTACAAGGCTGGTTTTCTAACGGGACTTTGTCTATTCGCTGCTGGATGTCTCAGCTTTCCTTTCGCCGCAAACTCCGGGCAATACAGTTATTTTCTTGCTGCGTTGTTCGTGATTGCGATGGGGCTTTCGTTCCTGGAAACAGCAGCGAATCCGTTCATGGTGCAACTGGGGCCAACAGCAACATCGGAACGGCGATTGAACATTGCACAGACGTGCAATTCGCTTGGCTCTATTCTTGGTGTGGTCGCAGGCAATCTGTTCATCTTTTCAGGCGTGGAGCTGACTCCACAACAACGCGCCGCCATGCAGGCGGCGGGTACGTATGCGGAGTATCTGCACAAGGAAACGCTGCGCATTGCCGCGCCTTATGTTGTGCTCGGCATATTTGCACTGGTGTGGGCAGTGTTAATCGCGATCAACAAATTTCCCGCGTTCATTACGCAGCGCGAACACACCGCGGAGGTAGCCGGAAAGCCTTCTGAGCTGCTGCGGGAAAAACATTTCCTGTTTTCGCTGCTGGCGCAGTTTATGTATGTCGGCGCGCAGGTTGGATCGTGGAGCTATGTCATCCAATATGCGCATGACTATGTTCACGCTGCCGAACGCACCGCAGGATGGATGCTGACGGGAACCTTAATTGCTTTCGCGCTGGGACGCGTTCTGTCGTCGTACCTGATGCGCAGTATTCTTCCCAGCCGCTTGATGGCGATCTATGCCGGTTGCAACATCGCACTTTTGATTACCGCAATTTTCGTTCCGGGTTGGGCAGGTTTGGCTGCCGTGCTGGCTACCAGTTTCTTCATGTCGCTGATGTTCCCCACCATCTTCAGTCTTGGATTAAAGGACCTTGGCCCCAACACGAACGTTGCCGCATCGCTGTTGGTGATGATGATTGTGGGCGGTGCCGTGATGCCGCCCATCATGGGTTTACTTGCAGAACATCTGCATTCCACGGCGCTCAGCTACCTGGTTCCACTTGCGGGCTACGTTGTCGTGCTTGCCTTTGCACTTTTTATGACTCGTTACCATCGCCACCGTGAAGCCCTCTCCACCTTTGAGGTGTGAGCTGCTTCACGGTGCGTGTTGCATATACTTTCAATCAAAGCTTCCGCCGGAGAGAACTCAGCAATGGCCGCATCACCCAGGATTACACGTTGTCGCACAGTGGATCTGCGATTCCCCACGTCACGTTTCAGCATCGGGTCCGATGCCGTCAACAAAGACCCCGATTACTCCGCCGCCTACTGCGTTTTGGAGACAGACAGTGGCGTGGAAGGCCATGGCCTTACCTTCACGCTGGGACGTGGAACTGAACTCTGTGTGATGGCGATTGAGTTTCTTTCGCGCTTTGTCGTAGGACGCACGTTGGAAGAAATCACAAGCAACATGGGAGCCTTCGCGCGCGAACTGACTGGCGACACACAGTTCCGCTGGCTGGGGCCCGAAAAAGGCGTTATCCATCTGGCTGCTGCCGCGCTGGTGAATGCGGTGTGGGACCTGTGGGCTCGCGTGGAGAACAAGCCGGTGTGGCTTCTGCTGGCGGAGATGACGCCGGAACAGATTGTGCAGTGCATTGACTTCCGCTACATCGACGATGCGCTGTCGCCCGAGGAAGCGCTCGCCATTCTTCATCGCAACGAATCGACACGTGCGGAACGTATCGCTTTCCTTCGCGAAAAGGGCCTGCCTGCTTACACGACCAGTGTCGGCTGGTTTGGCTTTAGCGATGAGAAGATTCGCAGGCTATGCAAGGAAGCGCTTGCCGAAGGATGGACACACTTCAAGCTGAAGGTGGGTGGCGACCCTGCGGATGATCTTCGCCGCGGCCTGCTGGTGCGTGAAGAAATTGGCTGGGACAACAAGCTGATGGTAGACGCCAACCAGAAGTGGGGCGTGCCGGAAGCCATTGACCGCACCACTGCGCTAAAGCCGCTGCAGCCGTGGTGGATGGAAGAGCCGACCAGTCCCGATGACATCCTGGGCCATGCTCGCATTCGCCGCGAGACAGGCGTCCGCATTGCCACCGGCGAACACTGCCACAGCAAGGTGATGTTCAAGCAACTGATGCAGGCTGGGTCTATTGATGTGTGCCAGATTGATAGCTGTCGTGTGGCGGGTGTGAATGAGAACCTGGCGATCATCCTGATGGCAGCGAAGTTTGACATCCCGGTGTGTCCGCATGCCGGTGGCGTTGGCCTTTGCGAATACGTGCAGCATCTGGCCGCGTTTGACTACATCTGCGCATCTGCGTCGCTGCAGGATCGGGTGGTGGAATTTGTCGACCATCTGCATGAGCACTTCGTTGTTCCGACACGCATCGAACGTGGCCGCTACATGCTTCCGGAAGAGGCGGGATACAGCATCGAGATTCGCAAGGAATCGCTGCAGGAATATGCCTTCCCTCAGGGAACGTATTGGGCTTCTGCCTCCACCACCGCCTAAGACGCAAGGAGAGAGATACATGACATTGCAGGGAAAGCGTGCGCTGGTTACAGGCGCAGCAAGCGGCATCGGCAGGGCAATTGCGGAGACACTTGCATCGGCAGGTGCAGAGGTCATCCTGCTGGACTTGAATCACGATGCAGTCACAGCGACCTCCGACAGCATTACGAAAGAGACAAAGGCAACATGCCACGCAATTGCATGTGATGTTTCCGATGATGCGAGCGTCACCGCTGCGTTCGCACAGGCAGGCGCGCTGGATATCGTGGTGAACAGTGCAGGCATTGCCCACATTGGTACGGTTGTCGATACATCATCAGACGATTTTGATCGTCTGTTTCGTGTGAATGTGCGCGGCACTTATCTGTGCATACAGGCTGCTGTTCGCAACATGGAACCGCGCCGCACAGGCGTCATACTGAACATGGCATCTATTGCCGCAACTTCCGGCATCAAGGATCGCTTTGCGTATTCCATGACGAAGGGTGCTGTGCTTTCCATGACGCTTTCTGCCGCGAAGGATTGCCTGTCACTTGGATTGCGCATCAACTGCATTTCACCGGCACGTGTGCACACACCGTTTGTCGATGGCTTTGTGGCAAAGAACTATCCCGGCCGCGAAGAGGAGATGATGAAGACACTCTCCGCGGCACAACCTATTGGCCGCATGGGAACGCCAGCAGAGATTGCGCAACTCGCTCTGTTTCTCTGCTCGGATGCATCCAGCTTCATCACCGGAACCGATGTTCTGATTGACGGCGGTTTCACGAACCTGCGATAGATAACGGAAGTACTACGAGTACACGCAATGGACCTTGGACTGAAAGATCACGTCATTCTTGTCACGGGCGGCGCCAGCGGCATTGGCCAGGCCATTACACGCACGTGCCTTGCTGAAGGTGCGCGCGTGCTTGTACTCAGCCGCATCTCTGAAGGCGTGGAAGAGTTCATGCAGGAGATGAAGGAACGCCATCTTCCCTGCGAACTTCGCATGACCGAGCTGGATGATCCAGAACACTGTCGCGGCGCGGTGAACTATTTGCGAGAACGCTATGGGCGTTTGGATGCGTTGGTAAACAATGCAGGTTTCAATGATGGCGTGGGATTAGAGCACGGCTCGATTGACGGTTTCCAACGCAGTTTGTCGTTGAACCTGCTGCACTGTTATGCGCTTGCTCACCATGCTGTACCGCTGTTGAAGGCAAGCCGTGGTTCCATTCTGAATGTCGCAAGCAAAGTGGCTTTGACTGGACAAGGTGGTACTTCAGGCTACGCCGCATCGAAGGGCGCGTTGCTGGCGTTGACACGTGAGTGGGCAGCGGAACTGCTTCCCTTCAGCGTGCGTGTGAACTGCATCATTCCGGCGGAAGTCATGACGCCGCAATATACGAAGTGGTTGCGCACACTTGCCGATCCCGATGGAACCATAGCGCACATTGCAGCACAGGTTCCGCTGGAACACCGCATGACACGCGTGGAAGAGATCGCATCGACTGCGGTTTTTCTGCTATCACCAACGCAGTCCAGCCACACCACGGGACAACATATTCACGTGGATGGCGGCTATGTGCATCTGGACAGAATGCTCACGGTGAAGGCGCTTCACTGAGAAATAACAGCTGGTAGCAAGTCGGTTTTTGCGGCCTTCTTCCCTTGCGATGATTGTCTTGCCATGCCGGAGAGAAATGCCCGCTGCACATGGCTGAAGCTGCGCCCACGCAACACCGCAGCCACGATGGTGCGAGAGGCTCGCGGATCCATGATCCTGGCGTAGTGACACGCAGCACCTGTATCGACAGCCATCTCCGGCACGATGGATACGCCTATGCCTGCTGCAACCATGCCCAGCAGGCTGCTGAACTGGCCACTTTCAAATGCAATGTTTGGCGTGATTCGTGCATGTGTGCAGGCGGCGATAGTCAGATCGCGGAAACAGTGTCCGTCACGCAGCATGACAAACGACTCACCGCGAAGTTCTTTCATGATGAGCCCCTTTTTCCGCGCAAGGGGATGTGTCTTCGGCAGCGCAGCAAAGAGCGGCTCGGTATGGAGCGTGAATGTCTCCAGGTCCTTATGGCGCAGCGGTAGCGCGAGGATCGCAATATCAATCGAGAGATCACGCAATCCATCAATCAATACGGGTGTCGTTTCTTCTACGATACGCAGCTTTGCTGCAGGAAACTTTCGCGTGAAGTTTGCCGTGTATCCCGGCATTCGATACGGAGCAATGGTGGGAATAACGCCGACCGTAATCCTGCCCTGCGTATCTGCGGACGTCTCCGCAACACTATTACGTGCTGCGTCCAATTGCGACAGGATTGTCCGTGCATGCGGTAGAAATGCTTGCCCCGCTTCGGTCAGCCGCACGCGACGGCCAAGTCGATCGAATAGTCTGGCCCCCAGGTCTTCTTCCAACTTCTGAATCTGCTGCGAGAGGGATGGTTGCGCAATATGGCACGTCTCCGCAGCGCGGCTGAAACTGCCTGTTTCGGCAACCGCACAGGCGTATCGAAGCTGCTGAATTTCCATAGTTTTATTCTATGCCTCGCATGGCAATTATATATTTCCCCTATCTATCGGCACGGTGCTACATTCAAGTTCGCCAAGCGGTGTGAGTCTCCGCCGTTACAGACAATTCACGATGCCGTGCGATGGTGCAGCCAGCCCCTTGCAAGGCATGCAATTTTCAAAGGTAAGAAGAGGAGAAACATATGTCCAGCGAATCGAAGTGCCCGTTTCATCAGCCAGGCGCAGGCGCCCCCAGCCATCATGCCGCAGGTGAAGGCACATCCAATCAGGATTGGTGGCCCAACGCGCTGAAGCTCGGCATCCTCTATCAACACTCGGACCTGTCCAACCCCATGGGCACGGATTTCAATTACAAAGATGCTTTCAACAGCCTCGACCTGGAAGCCGTAAAGCAAGACCTGCGCGCGGTCATGACCACATCGCAGGACTGGTGGCCTGCCGATTTCGGCCACTATGGCCCGCTGTTTATCCGCATGGCTTGGCACAGTGCTGGAACCTATCGCATGGGCGATGGGCGTGGCGGAGCCGGACAGGGTCTGCAGCGTTTTGCTCCGCTGAACAGCTGGCCGGACAACGTGAGCCTGGACAAGGCACGCCGCCTTCTTTGGCCGGTGAAGCAGAAGTATGGCAACAAACTTTCGTGGGCAGACCTGCTCATTCTTACCGGCAACGTTGCATTGGAGTCGATGGGCTTTAAGACCTTTGGCTTTGCCGGCGGACGTGAAGATGTTTGGGAGCCTGCGCAGGATGTTTACTGGGGCACCGAAACCACGTGGTTGGGTGGCGATCATCGCTATGCCAAGGGCGGCACCGCGACGCTGCCTGCGGATGCACCCATTCACGAGACTGAGACAGGCCGCACGGCCGAGGGAACGAACCAGCGCCTGCTGGAAAATCCGCTAGCGGCCGTGCAGATGGGCCTGATCTACGTGAACCCGGAAGGCCCGGATGGAAACCCGGACCCGATCGCCTCTGCACATGACATCCGCGAAACCTTTGGCCGTATGCACATGAACGATGAGGAAACCGTTGCTCTGATTGCCGGTGGACACACCTTCGGCAAAACGCATGGCGCAGGACCGGCAGACAACGTTGGCCCGGAACCAGAGGCTGCTCCGCTGGAAATGCAGGGCCTTGGCTGGCACAACAAGTTTGGCTCCGGCAAGGGTGCAGACGCTATCACCAGTGGACTGGAAGTGACCTGGACCACCAAACCGACGCAGTGGAGCAATGACTTCTTCACGCACCTGTTTGAGTATGAGTGGGAGCTTACAAAGAGTCCCGCAGGCGCACACCAGTGGAAGCCCAAGAACAATGGCGGCGCAGGTACGGTGCCACATGCGCATGATGCATCGAAGAAGATTGAGCCGCGGATGCTGACGTCAGACCTGGCACTGCGTTTGGACCCCATCTACGAGAAAATTTCGCGCGATTACTACGCGAACCCTGACAAGTTTGCGGATGCGTTTGCACGTGCATGGTTCAAGCTGACGCATCGCGACATGGGTCCGAAGTCGCGCTACCTTGGACCGGAAGTGCCTGCAGAAGAATTGCTTTGGCAAGATCCGATTCCCGCTCTGGATCACAAAACCGTGGACGAGAACGACATTGCCGAGATTAAGAAGGCGATTGCCGCTTCGGGTCTCACAATTCCAGAACTGGTATACACCGCGTGGTCATCCGCTTCGTCCTTCCGTGGTTCCGATAAGCGAGGCGGCGCAAACGGCGCACGCATTCGCCTGGAACCGCAGAAGAACTGGGAAGTAAATCAACCTGCACAACTCGCCAAGGTGCTTGGTGTGCTGGAAGGTATCCAGAAAGACTTCAACGGCAAACTGACAGACGGCAAAAAGATTTCGCTTGCCGACCTGATCATTCTTGCCGGAAGCGTGGGCGTGGAAAAAGGTGCGAAGAACGCAGGTTTCGACATCACCGTTCCCTTTGCTCCTGGCCGCATGGATACCACGCAGGAAAAGACGGATGTAGAGGCTTTCCGCGTGCTGGAGCCTGTTGCCGATGGTTTCCGCAACTACGTGAAGGGCAAGTACAGCATTCCTTCTGAGGCTCTGTTCCTGGATAAGACGCAGTTGCTGACTCTGACGGCTCCAGAGATGACGGTGCTTGTTGGAGGCATGCGTGCGTTGAATGCGAACTATGGCGGCACAAAGCATGGTGTGTTCACATCACGAACCGAATCGTTGACAAACGACTTCTTTGTAAATCTGTTGGATATGAACAACGAGTGGAAATCAGCATCGAACGATGGCGAATTGTTTGAGATTCGTGATCGTAAGACCGGCCAGCCAAAGTGGACTGCGACACGCGCAGATCTAATCTTCGGTTCCAACTCGCAGCTTCGCGCGTTGGCAGAGCTATACGGTTCCTCCGACGCGCAGGAGAAGTTCGTGAAGGACTTCGTCGCGGCCTGGACCA is a window encoding:
- a CDS encoding sulfur reduction protein DsrE, with product MTRRLAALTASMLLMPAAVLAQQAPAAAPVPPTEKVLIHVHSNDPKVWQASLDKANSIMSTAPKGTAVVEILATGDGLKLVNKDLQGQSIVTGSLDKDVSFVACHASMKANHMEISQLHSGVGTVPSGGREKVMKKAEGWTVLDETEAK
- a CDS encoding DNA-binding protein; translated protein: MPEKATMQAANEDLKEGKSPSTAAGEFVHEEVDHIREGKHGARNTKQAIAIGLSKARRAGIPLSPPSAGTTSAETRHKAEQDTEKGQTHPQTGEEGHTKRGRARLTALKKESKSAASHASLSKQAKSSARKRGLHVHKSAA
- a CDS encoding ectonucleotide pyrophosphatase/phosphodiesterase — its product is MFSVFRTLVAASAFILATANLAAQAKHPAYGSAHPMPNLIVDTGGAPNNAHAMKQHYVVLVSLDGFRYDYPKLHGAPHLDDLVKAGATAPNGMLPSYPSLTFPNHWTLVTGLLPEHHGIVRNSFYDPVRDETYQYKDPKTSSDGTWYGGVPLWSLARQQGMRAATFMWPGSEAEVAGHRPNNYAKFEDQLDGHVGIEQVLVWLKLPAAQRPHLITFYMPTTDHAGHWYGPDSMQEHEAVHIVDALMGELRARLNATGLPIDLIIVSDHGMILNDNNWIQWDQYVDLKDTKVVEWSFYPKTDAEAQSLYEQFRAHPDPRFTVYRRKDTPAYLHLRDNPRNGDPVVIPNGPYIAHPHATSPREDLADHGYDVTRMPQMKAFFLATGPDIRKGVKLPSFSNLDIYDFVAKLLDLKPAPNDGTLKPLLPALKK
- a CDS encoding L-rhamnose mutarotase: MQRFCLTLKMRPDPVLMEEYVQRHAAVWPEILESIRAAGVTGMQIFRDGYRMVMIMETTDDFTMERKAEMDRANPVVMRWESEMAKYQQSDPGADASAKWLPMEKIFDLQTS
- a CDS encoding amidohydrolase; protein product: MTETDYSQRIDSHHHLWHYTPEEYGWIGDDMAPLRRDFLLDDLRRELADTGVDGTVAVQARQTLEETQWLLELAEGDNSPVRGVVGWLPIASTRFPAVLESFRDSKHLCGLRHIVQAERPGFLDGDAFNQGIAHLRDTGLVYDILIYARQLEEATRFVDRHPAQSFVLDHIAKPDIRNHGFAAWAKAFRELARRDNVSCKLSGMVTETDWNHWSSAELHPYFETAVEAFSPNRLMMGTDWPVLTVGCTYSGWWKTVEDWIAALSSQERNMILGGTATRVYELRS
- the fucP gene encoding L-fucose:H+ symporter permease; translation: MAFASQLPESRQDNSGAPLLPAGVLRTFLLVAFVFLLWGIPNNLNDVLIRQFMKSFELNRFQAGLVQFAFYLGYFLLALPAGMLMRRKGYKAGFLTGLCLFAAGCLSFPFAANSGQYSYFLAALFVIAMGLSFLETAANPFMVQLGPTATSERRLNIAQTCNSLGSILGVVAGNLFIFSGVELTPQQRAAMQAAGTYAEYLHKETLRIAAPYVVLGIFALVWAVLIAINKFPAFITQREHTAEVAGKPSELLREKHFLFSLLAQFMYVGAQVGSWSYVIQYAHDYVHAAERTAGWMLTGTLIAFALGRVLSSYLMRSILPSRLMAIYAGCNIALLITAIFVPGWAGLAAVLATSFFMSLMFPTIFSLGLKDLGPNTNVAASLLVMMIVGGAVMPPIMGLLAEHLHSTALSYLVPLAGYVVVLAFALFMTRYHRHREALSTFEV
- a CDS encoding enolase C-terminal domain-like protein; translation: MAASPRITRCRTVDLRFPTSRFSIGSDAVNKDPDYSAAYCVLETDSGVEGHGLTFTLGRGTELCVMAIEFLSRFVVGRTLEEITSNMGAFARELTGDTQFRWLGPEKGVIHLAAAALVNAVWDLWARVENKPVWLLLAEMTPEQIVQCIDFRYIDDALSPEEALAILHRNESTRAERIAFLREKGLPAYTTSVGWFGFSDEKIRRLCKEALAEGWTHFKLKVGGDPADDLRRGLLVREEIGWDNKLMVDANQKWGVPEAIDRTTALKPLQPWWMEEPTSPDDILGHARIRRETGVRIATGEHCHSKVMFKQLMQAGSIDVCQIDSCRVAGVNENLAIILMAAKFDIPVCPHAGGVGLCEYVQHLAAFDYICASASLQDRVVEFVDHLHEHFVVPTRIERGRYMLPEEAGYSIEIRKESLQEYAFPQGTYWASASTTA
- a CDS encoding SDR family NAD(P)-dependent oxidoreductase, translated to MTLQGKRALVTGAASGIGRAIAETLASAGAEVILLDLNHDAVTATSDSITKETKATCHAIACDVSDDASVTAAFAQAGALDIVVNSAGIAHIGTVVDTSSDDFDRLFRVNVRGTYLCIQAAVRNMEPRRTGVILNMASIAATSGIKDRFAYSMTKGAVLSMTLSAAKDCLSLGLRINCISPARVHTPFVDGFVAKNYPGREEEMMKTLSAAQPIGRMGTPAEIAQLALFLCSDASSFITGTDVLIDGGFTNLR
- a CDS encoding SDR family oxidoreductase, whose product is MDLGLKDHVILVTGGASGIGQAITRTCLAEGARVLVLSRISEGVEEFMQEMKERHLPCELRMTELDDPEHCRGAVNYLRERYGRLDALVNNAGFNDGVGLEHGSIDGFQRSLSLNLLHCYALAHHAVPLLKASRGSILNVASKVALTGQGGTSGYAASKGALLALTREWAAELLPFSVRVNCIIPAEVMTPQYTKWLRTLADPDGTIAHIAAQVPLEHRMTRVEEIASTAVFLLSPTQSSHTTGQHIHVDGGYVHLDRMLTVKALH
- a CDS encoding LysR family transcriptional regulator; this encodes MEIQQLRYACAVAETGSFSRAAETCHIAQPSLSQQIQKLEEDLGARLFDRLGRRVRLTEAGQAFLPHARTILSQLDAARNSVAETSADTQGRITVGVIPTIAPYRMPGYTANFTRKFPAAKLRIVEETTPVLIDGLRDLSIDIAILALPLRHKDLETFTLHTEPLFAALPKTHPLARKKGLIMKELRGESFVMLRDGHCFRDLTIAACTHARITPNIAFESGQFSSLLGMVAAGIGVSIVPEMAVDTGAACHYARIMDPRASRTIVAAVLRGRSFSHVQRAFLSGMARQSSQGKKAAKTDLLPAVISQ
- the katG gene encoding catalase/peroxidase HPI, whose protein sequence is MSSESKCPFHQPGAGAPSHHAAGEGTSNQDWWPNALKLGILYQHSDLSNPMGTDFNYKDAFNSLDLEAVKQDLRAVMTTSQDWWPADFGHYGPLFIRMAWHSAGTYRMGDGRGGAGQGLQRFAPLNSWPDNVSLDKARRLLWPVKQKYGNKLSWADLLILTGNVALESMGFKTFGFAGGREDVWEPAQDVYWGTETTWLGGDHRYAKGGTATLPADAPIHETETGRTAEGTNQRLLENPLAAVQMGLIYVNPEGPDGNPDPIASAHDIRETFGRMHMNDEETVALIAGGHTFGKTHGAGPADNVGPEPEAAPLEMQGLGWHNKFGSGKGADAITSGLEVTWTTKPTQWSNDFFTHLFEYEWELTKSPAGAHQWKPKNNGGAGTVPHAHDASKKIEPRMLTSDLALRLDPIYEKISRDYYANPDKFADAFARAWFKLTHRDMGPKSRYLGPEVPAEELLWQDPIPALDHKTVDENDIAEIKKAIAASGLTIPELVYTAWSSASSFRGSDKRGGANGARIRLEPQKNWEVNQPAQLAKVLGVLEGIQKDFNGKLTDGKKISLADLIILAGSVGVEKGAKNAGFDITVPFAPGRMDTTQEKTDVEAFRVLEPVADGFRNYVKGKYSIPSEALFLDKTQLLTLTAPEMTVLVGGMRALNANYGGTKHGVFTSRTESLTNDFFVNLLDMNNEWKSASNDGELFEIRDRKTGQPKWTATRADLIFGSNSQLRALAELYGSSDAQEKFVKDFVAAWTKVMNLDRFDLA